The stretch of DNA GCGCGCCACCCTCGCGGCGGCGCTCGCCGACATCCGCCGCGTCCGGCGCGCCGGCTTCGACGACCCCGACCGGCTCGCTGCGGGGTTCGGCGCCGCGGATGCCGCCCTGCTGCGGCTCGCCGAGGAGGCCGGCCGGCTCGCCCGCGCCGTCGCCGGCCTCGCCCGGCAGCGGCCGCTAGAGCTTGCCTTCGCGACGGACCGGGACGTCTTCGCTAAAACGTTCGCCGAGGCCTACGCCGCGGAGGCGACCGCGTGAGCGACGAGGCGCGCCTGCTCGCCGAGATCCACGCCGCCCGCACCCTGATGCGGGCGAGCGAACCCGGCGATGCCGACAGCCGCCGCCCCGGCACGGCCGCGCTCTGGGCCCACGCCACCCGCGAGCCGGGCGGGCCGGTCGACCTCGCGGTGGTGCGGGCGATCCGCGCCGATCCGGCGACCGCCCGGCGCTACCGGGCGCTGCTCGGGGCCCAGGCGATCGCCCACGCGCCGCTCGCCGCGGCGGCCTCGGATGGTGCGGTCGCATCGCGCCGCGTCGGCCCCTTCACCCTCGAGATCCTGCCCGCGGACGAGAATGCGCCGCCACTCCTGGTGCTGCGCGGCAGCGCGGCGCGGCCGCCGCGTGCCATCGAGGCGATGCTCGGCGACGAGACGGCGCGGCTCGCGCTGCCGCCGGCGATCGACGGCGCGGTCCTCGTTGCCCTCGACCCGGGCGTACCGGAGGCAGCCCGGCTCGGCGCGATGCTGCGGGACCGGGCCTGCGCGGTGTACCTGCTGTGACGGCGGCATGAAGCCGGTCTCGATCCTGGTCGTGGTGCCGACGACCGGCGGTCCGGTGGTGCTGCGCAGCCTGAAACGCCGCCCCGGCCTGCCGGCACCCGCCGCCTTCGCGGCGGGCGATTACCGGCCCCTGCCCTGGTCGGGCGACTACGCGCGGCTCGCCGCTGCCGGTGGACCGCTGTCGCTCCTTGCGGGCGGGGATGCCGGGGGAGAGGCGGGATCCTGCGAGTTGCGGCTCTCCGCCTCGTTCGATGCCGGGCGCTCGTGGGAGGTGCCGGTCAGCCTCGCTCACGGCCTCGTGGCGAGGGGGCACACCCTCGCCGCCGATCCGGGGGCGGCCGACCTCGTCCTATGGGCGACGGGCGCGGTCGATCTCGACCTCGCGGTGCTGCCCGGCGACTACGCGCTACTCGACAAGCTCGCGCGCTCCCGCGACCTGCTCGCGGTGGCGGCGAGAGCCGACCTCGCCGTCCTCCTGCCCGAAGGGCCCGAGGCGGAGGCCGCGCGGGCGTTTCGCGCCCTCGGGCGGGCGCGCGCGCCGGTGATCCTGCCGGCTGCGAGCGTGCAGGCCGCCCTTGCGGCTCTGGCGCGGCCGGAGCCTGCCTCCGCCCCGGCGGCCGGGCGGCGCCCCGCTCTCGTGGCCGCGCTCGTCGCACTTCTTACCGCCGCGGCGCTCGCTGCCGGCTTCGCGATGCTCCGCGCACGCCCGGAGGCGGACCGGCCGGTCGTCGCCGCCGCGACACCCGCCCCGGTCGAGCCCGGCACGGCCATCGCCCCTGCGCCGGACCCCGTGGCGGGTGCCGCCGTCGTGGCGGAGCTGGCCGCTCCGGCGGGCTCGACCTGCCGGCGCGTTGCCTTCGGGGCCGATCCGCCGGTGCGGCGTCCGGTCCCGGCGGAAGCGCCCGGCCGGCTGCGGGCGAGCCGCCTCGCGCCCGACCTGTGCGGCCTCGCCTTCCGCGCCACTCTGCCCGGCGCGCGGGTGACGGTGGGCCCGGAACTCGCCGCCGCGGCGCTGCCGCCGATCCGGCTGCCCGACGGCGCCCAGGCCTATTTCCTGCGCGAGGGCGCCAGGCGAAACCTCCTCTACACGGTCCAGGTCATAACGGACGCGGGCGCCGCAAACCCGTCGGGCACCGCCGATCGGCTCGTCCACGGCCTCGTCCGGTAAGGACTGCTCCCGGCCCGGGATCGACTTATTTTGACTTGCGGATCGGCAGACGGCATAAAGCCGCCGCCGAGAGGAGGACAGCGATGGCCACAAGCCACCGGACACGCCGCTCGACCAAGGAGGAAACTTGGATATTTTTCAGCCTGATCCTTGCACTCGGCGCGGCTGAGCCTGCGCGGGCACAGAGCGTCGGCTTTGATCCTGCCGATTACGGTCGCGCGCGATTGCCGCTGCGGCAGACCACCGGCGATGCGGCGGCTTACGTCGACCGCAACAAGGGCGCGTTCGAGCCGATCGCCGAACTCGATCCGCGCGACGGGCTCGCCGCGCTTGCCCGCCCGATCGGCCGCGTCGACATCGTGCTCAGGAACGCCCGCACCGGCCAGACGGTCGGCGCCTCCTGCACCGGCGCGCTGCTGCCGGGTGATTACGTGCTCACCAACCACCATTGCCTGCCGCAATCGGGCGACCTGACCCCGGTCAAGGTCTCGATCCTGATGGATTACCTGACCCTCGACGGACAGGGCTCGCGGCGGTTCGAGGTCGACCCGAAGCCGGTCGAGCACGACGCGCGCCTCGACTACGCCCTCGCCCGCGCCGACGGCAGCCCGACCGCGACCTACGGGACGGCCCGGCTCTCGGGCGAGGCGGTGCCCGGCAACCGCTCGATGCTCGTCATCCACCATCCCCTCGGGCGGCCGAAGGTGATGAGCCGCTTCCGCTGCTTTGCCCTCAAGGAGCAGGGCGAGGGGCCGGACCTGCGCCACCGCTGCGACACGCTCGGCGGCTCGTCGGGCTCGCTGATGTTCGACGCCTCGGTGGCCGGCGTCGCGCTGCACAAGGAGGGCGGCCTCGACCCGAAGGACCCGTCGAGCTTCAACGCGGCGACCCGCCTCTCGGCGATCCTCGGCCGCAGCCGGATCCTGTCCGAGATCGCGGCGCGCCAGGGCCGGCCGGCCGCCACCACGGCGGCCGCGGATCCGGCCCCGCCTCCGACCGCACCGGCGACGAGGCCAGCCGCGTCACCTGCGGCCGCCCCGCCCACACCCGACGGCCCCCTCGATCCGGGCCGGATGAACGCGATCCTGCGCGGGCGCTGATCTTTTCCCGAGGCGATCTGCGCGCCGACGCAGCGAAAACCGCTCTGGCTCGTCCAGGCACGGGGTGTGACGGGCAAAAGGAAGGCCCGGAGGGGGAGAGCCGAACCATGCGGATCGACGACGCGCCCGCGCGACCGACCGTCAACGGCGACGCCGCCCTGCGGCGCACGGCCAGGCGTCGCCTCGGCCGCTCCTGCCTCGCACTGGCCCTGGGCCTCGTCGTCGCCCTCGGCGGCGCGGCGCGGGCGAACCCGCTGACCGAGGCGCCCGGCGGCCGGGAGAGGCTGGACGAGGCAGGGCCGGCGGAGGCGGAGTCCCGCAACCCGCCGGCGACCGCGATCATCCGCTCCCTTGCCCCCTTCGCCGACGGGAATCCGGGACTTGCCCCCGGCGTGCCGGCGCGGGCGCTCAAACCCGACGACGGCGGGCCGTCCGTGCGGGTCGATCCGGGCCGCACGGTCGATCTCACGGTGTTCTTCGCCTATGACAGCGCCCGCCTGACGCCGGAGGCGCGGATCCAGCTCGAGCCGCTGGGCCAGGCGCTCGCCTCGCGCGACCTCGCCGGCCACGGCTTCCTCATCGCCGGCCACACCGACGCGGCGGGCGCGCCCGCTCACAACCGGCGTCTGTCCCTCGCCCGGGCCCGGGCGGTGCGGACCCACCTCGTCGAGACCTACGGCATCGCGCCGGAGCGGTTGCGCGTGCATGGCTGGGGTCCGACCTGCCCGAAGGACCCGGCCGCCCCGCTGTCGCGGGTCAACCGCCGAGTCGAGGTGAGCCTGATCGCGCCCGC from Methylobacterium aquaticum encodes:
- a CDS encoding trypsin-like serine peptidase is translated as MATSHRTRRSTKEETWIFFSLILALGAAEPARAQSVGFDPADYGRARLPLRQTTGDAAAYVDRNKGAFEPIAELDPRDGLAALARPIGRVDIVLRNARTGQTVGASCTGALLPGDYVLTNHHCLPQSGDLTPVKVSILMDYLTLDGQGSRRFEVDPKPVEHDARLDYALARADGSPTATYGTARLSGEAVPGNRSMLVIHHPLGRPKVMSRFRCFALKEQGEGPDLRHRCDTLGGSSGSLMFDASVAGVALHKEGGLDPKDPSSFNAATRLSAILGRSRILSEIAARQGRPAATTAAADPAPPPTAPATRPAASPAAAPPTPDGPLDPGRMNAILRGR
- a CDS encoding OmpA family protein codes for the protein MRIDDAPARPTVNGDAALRRTARRRLGRSCLALALGLVVALGGAARANPLTEAPGGRERLDEAGPAEAESRNPPATAIIRSLAPFADGNPGLAPGVPARALKPDDGGPSVRVDPGRTVDLTVFFAYDSARLTPEARIQLEPLGQALASRDLAGHGFLIAGHTDAAGAPAHNRRLSLARARAVRTHLVETYGIAPERLRVHGWGPTCPKDPAAPLSRVNRRVEVSLIAPARPGGLRFPGQAAEAACAAPALTGATLADPRRRVALDLDDFDAAPTPLPCSE